In Roseomonas fluvialis, one genomic interval encodes:
- a CDS encoding virulence factor SrfB, whose product MSSSATPAGLVSLVPSSGIQFLDIDFDMDRLPRGSRSFWEEQLREQVDHEGKSPTILRVLEQDADGNLADPVTRQVPPQEETYAISRAQALEPFLNKWVPLPYFRVHARGADGKEVFDRGPSNWARAYVAEKPVRDPDGKSHRLVLAFDTALMPRIAERPYVAPAPEDSARQQEFAPVCGHGENAWFLNEAWVGQWLEEGFRELRQAQRGGRPLRPEDSPHACEHWARYLGFLGLLEGIGILPRIRLVDVVSDNRGYAPINVDLVLDVGNARTCGLLVEESQDAPSLNNSQVLALRDLSHPEDVYARPFESRVEFAVGSFGRDAISRRSGRANAFRWPSPVRVGPEAMRLAAATQGNEGATGISSPKRYLWDRRPNVQGWRFNGRASDGVTTEPPVSGPFMAHVTETGEALRMLRGRGQPAVRARFSRSAMYTFLLAELLMQAITQINAPATRAARRFADVPRRLRRVILTLPPAMPLAEQKILRERAEGAIKLAWDMLGWTEAGPTAPPEPRVLLNLDEATATQVVWLYTEITQRLQGDAQGMFELAGRVRPERGPNPCLRVASIDIGGGTTDLMVVTWSVENRDTIVPRQEFREGFKIAGDEVLEGLITHLVLPQVADALRAAGMSDPNAFLRQTLGGDRGGQSEVERHLRRQFVSQVLEPVGLGVLHAYERIEGREMGEVFRSTVRAVLDACAQPANARAVAFFETAARQAGARGFAIADVEVAADARRVEAVIQATLGPVLADLCEVVWHYDCDVLLLSGRPSRLRAVTDIVLAKSPVPPHRMIGMHRYAVGGWYPFRDANARIEDPKTSAAVGAMLCALAEGRLESFLMRTSQLAMKSTARFIGRMEISGQIREQGVLLSEVDLEKRPASSEGVEFTMTFAAPTFLGFRQLPIERWPATPLYALEFANPESVPRMALPLRVKIRRADMDPDAPGQEEKREDFRVEEIEDSEGTALRRSDVEIRLQTMKNEAGYWRDTGVVGLS is encoded by the coding sequence ATGAGCAGTTCCGCCACCCCTGCCGGTTTGGTCAGCCTGGTGCCGTCCTCCGGCATCCAGTTCCTCGACATCGACTTCGACATGGACCGGCTGCCGCGTGGGTCGCGGTCTTTCTGGGAGGAACAGCTGCGCGAACAGGTGGACCATGAGGGCAAGTCGCCCACCATCCTGCGCGTGCTGGAACAGGACGCCGACGGCAACCTGGCGGACCCCGTGACGCGCCAGGTGCCGCCGCAGGAGGAAACCTATGCGATCTCCCGCGCGCAGGCGCTGGAGCCGTTCCTAAACAAGTGGGTGCCGCTGCCGTACTTCCGCGTTCATGCGCGCGGGGCGGATGGCAAGGAAGTGTTCGACCGTGGGCCGTCCAACTGGGCGCGCGCCTACGTCGCCGAGAAGCCGGTGCGCGATCCGGATGGCAAGTCGCACCGGCTGGTGCTGGCCTTCGATACGGCGCTGATGCCGCGCATCGCGGAACGCCCCTATGTCGCGCCGGCGCCCGAGGATTCCGCGCGGCAGCAGGAATTCGCGCCGGTCTGCGGGCATGGCGAGAATGCTTGGTTCCTCAACGAAGCCTGGGTCGGGCAATGGCTCGAGGAAGGCTTCCGCGAATTGCGCCAGGCGCAGCGCGGCGGGCGCCCGCTGCGCCCCGAGGACTCTCCCCATGCCTGCGAGCATTGGGCGCGGTATCTCGGCTTCCTCGGGCTTCTGGAGGGCATCGGCATCCTGCCGCGCATCCGGCTGGTCGATGTGGTCTCCGACAATCGCGGCTATGCGCCGATCAATGTCGACCTGGTGCTGGATGTGGGCAATGCGCGCACCTGCGGCCTGCTCGTCGAGGAAAGCCAGGACGCGCCGTCGCTGAACAATTCGCAGGTGCTGGCCCTGCGCGACCTGTCGCACCCGGAGGACGTCTATGCACGGCCCTTCGAAAGCCGCGTGGAATTCGCCGTGGGGTCGTTCGGGCGGGACGCCATCTCGCGCCGGTCGGGGCGTGCTAATGCCTTCCGCTGGCCATCGCCGGTGCGCGTCGGGCCGGAAGCCATGCGCCTCGCCGCGGCGACGCAGGGCAACGAAGGTGCGACGGGGATTTCGTCGCCGAAGCGGTACCTATGGGACCGCCGGCCGAACGTTCAGGGCTGGCGCTTCAATGGCCGCGCATCGGATGGCGTGACGACGGAACCGCCGGTGAGCGGCCCCTTCATGGCGCATGTGACCGAGACCGGCGAGGCGCTGCGCATGTTGCGTGGCCGCGGGCAGCCTGCGGTGCGCGCGCGCTTTTCACGATCGGCCATGTACACCTTCCTGCTGGCCGAATTGCTGATGCAGGCGATCACGCAGATCAACGCGCCCGCCACGCGTGCCGCACGCCGCTTCGCCGACGTGCCGCGCCGTCTGCGCCGCGTGATCCTGACGCTGCCGCCAGCCATGCCCCTCGCCGAACAGAAGATCCTGCGCGAACGCGCCGAGGGCGCGATCAAGCTCGCTTGGGACATGCTGGGCTGGACCGAGGCGGGTCCTACCGCGCCGCCCGAACCGCGCGTGCTGCTGAACCTGGATGAAGCGACCGCCACGCAGGTGGTCTGGCTCTACACCGAGATCACCCAGCGCCTGCAGGGCGACGCGCAGGGGATGTTCGAACTGGCCGGGCGCGTGCGGCCGGAACGCGGGCCGAACCCGTGCCTGCGCGTGGCGTCGATCGACATCGGCGGCGGCACGACGGACCTGATGGTGGTGACCTGGTCGGTCGAGAATCGCGACACCATCGTGCCGCGCCAGGAATTCCGAGAGGGCTTCAAGATCGCCGGCGACGAGGTCCTGGAAGGGCTCATCACGCACCTGGTGCTGCCGCAGGTCGCCGATGCGCTGCGCGCCGCCGGCATGTCCGACCCGAACGCCTTCCTGCGCCAGACCTTGGGCGGCGATCGCGGCGGGCAGAGCGAGGTCGAACGCCACCTGCGCCGGCAATTCGTCTCGCAGGTGCTGGAACCGGTCGGGCTCGGCGTACTGCATGCCTATGAGCGGATTGAAGGGCGCGAGATGGGAGAGGTGTTCCGCTCGACCGTGCGCGCGGTGCTGGATGCCTGCGCGCAGCCGGCGAATGCCCGCGCCGTGGCGTTCTTCGAGACCGCGGCGCGCCAGGCCGGCGCGCGCGGCTTTGCCATCGCCGATGTCGAGGTCGCCGCTGATGCGCGGCGGGTCGAGGCGGTGATCCAGGCCACGCTCGGCCCGGTGCTGGCCGATCTGTGTGAGGTGGTCTGGCACTATGATTGCGACGTGTTGCTGTTGTCGGGCCGGCCGTCGCGCCTGCGCGCGGTGACCGACATCGTGCTGGCGAAGTCACCTGTGCCGCCGCATCGGATGATCGGCATGCATCGCTATGCGGTCGGCGGCTGGTACCCTTTCCGTGACGCGAATGCGCGCATCGAGGATCCCAAGACAAGTGCGGCGGTCGGCGCGATGCTCTGCGCGCTGGCTGAGGGGCGGCTCGAATCCTTCCTGATGCGGACCTCGCAACTCGCCATGAAATCCACCGCGCGATTTATCGGACGCATGGAGATTTCCGGGCAGATCCGCGAGCAGGGCGTGCTGCTGTCGGAAGTGGACCTGGAGAAGCGCCCGGCATCCTCGGAGGGCGTCGAATTCACCATGACCTTCGCGGCACCGACCTTCCTCGGCTTCCGCCAATTGCCGATCGAACGCTGGCCGGCGACGCCGCTCTATGCGCTGGAGTTCGCCAACCCTGAAAGCGTTCCGCGCATGGCGCTGCCGTTGCGCGTGAAGATTCGCCGCGCCGACATGGACCCGGACGCGCCCGGCCAGGAAGAAAAGCGCGAGGATTTCCGCGTCGAGGAAATCGAGGATTCGGAAGGCACCGCGCTCAGGCGATCCGATGTGGAGATTCGGTTGCAGACGATGAAGAACGAGGCCGGCTACTGGCGCGACACCGGCGTGGTGGGGCTGTCGTGA
- a CDS encoding vWA domain-containing protein has translation MTPRRILLLATAALLPQVAQAQQRGIRTAPRAPLLIPGKTTLFQRVIMRPGATLHAQPNAPQGRPLAGFTVAHVYARRDGWIEIGREADGQVQGWVREDRAIDWRHTMVGAFTNPAGRERTMFLRDADVLRGLLASPTMTQDAVALRAAAGQPGSPVVALEPETFIDIQRNFYLLPILEAETIQRRDGTQMRSLEVISAPAELRQAPTQADPSRLRDFRGGIVFVIDSTVSMQPYIDRTREAIRRIVGRIGDSAVRDNFRFGMVAYRADISTRPQLEYVTRLVAAPDFSQPPAAILPALETVRAATVSTEQFDEDAIAGLRVAIDQVDWSQFGGRYVVLITDAGALDATDPKSQTRLGIPEIKALAEARGVALFAIHLQTPEGRSNHAGARAQYTELTRYGAAGSLYFPVAGGSPQAFEQVVNGLTNALFRQVADTVGRPVGGVEPARTPEAERMAQQIEIVATAMRLAYLGREGGTTAPDVVRSFTTDRDLRDPTLAALDIRVLLTRNQLSDLSQALTRILDAGLAGRTDPRSFFGQLRAAFAATARDPARLGNLARVGQALGEYLDGLPYQSQVMELTEQEWLAMGAAAQRELINGIETKLRLYQEFAARPDLWVTLDGRPGGEAFFPVPLDALP, from the coding sequence ATGACGCCGCGACGCATCCTGCTGCTGGCCACCGCCGCCCTGCTGCCGCAGGTCGCGCAGGCACAGCAGCGCGGTATCCGCACAGCACCGCGCGCTCCACTGCTGATTCCGGGCAAGACCACGCTGTTCCAGCGCGTCATCATGCGTCCCGGCGCCACGTTGCATGCCCAGCCGAATGCGCCGCAGGGCCGCCCGCTCGCGGGCTTCACCGTGGCGCATGTCTATGCCCGTCGCGATGGCTGGATCGAGATCGGCCGCGAGGCCGACGGCCAGGTGCAGGGTTGGGTGCGCGAGGATCGCGCGATCGACTGGCGCCACACCATGGTCGGCGCCTTCACCAACCCCGCCGGGCGCGAGCGCACCATGTTCCTGCGCGATGCCGATGTGCTGCGCGGACTGCTCGCCTCGCCGACCATGACCCAGGATGCCGTCGCGCTGCGGGCCGCCGCCGGCCAGCCCGGCAGTCCCGTGGTGGCGCTGGAGCCCGAGACCTTCATCGACATCCAGCGCAATTTCTACCTGCTGCCGATCCTGGAGGCCGAGACGATCCAGCGCCGCGACGGCACGCAGATGCGTTCGCTGGAAGTGATCTCCGCGCCCGCTGAATTACGCCAGGCGCCGACGCAGGCCGACCCGTCGCGCCTGCGCGACTTCCGCGGCGGCATCGTGTTCGTCATCGACAGCACGGTGTCGATGCAGCCCTACATCGACCGCACGCGCGAGGCGATCCGGCGCATCGTCGGGCGCATCGGCGACAGCGCGGTGCGCGACAATTTCCGCTTCGGCATGGTGGCCTATCGCGCCGATATCAGCACGCGGCCGCAACTCGAATACGTGACGCGCCTGGTGGCGGCGCCGGACTTCTCGCAACCGCCGGCGGCGATCCTGCCGGCGCTCGAGACGGTGCGCGCCGCCACCGTCTCGACCGAGCAGTTCGACGAGGACGCCATCGCCGGCCTGCGCGTGGCGATCGACCAGGTGGACTGGTCGCAATTCGGTGGCCGCTACGTCGTGCTGATCACCGATGCCGGCGCGCTGGACGCCACCGACCCGAAGTCGCAGACGCGGCTCGGCATTCCCGAAATCAAGGCGCTGGCCGAGGCGCGCGGCGTCGCTCTGTTCGCCATCCACCTCCAGACGCCGGAGGGCCGGTCCAACCACGCCGGCGCGCGCGCGCAGTACACCGAGCTGACGCGCTACGGCGCCGCCGGATCGCTGTATTTCCCCGTCGCCGGCGGCAGCCCGCAGGCCTTCGAGCAGGTCGTGAACGGCCTGACGAACGCACTGTTCCGCCAGGTCGCGGACACGGTCGGCCGCCCGGTCGGCGGCGTGGAACCCGCACGCACGCCCGAGGCCGAGCGCATGGCCCAGCAGATCGAGATCGTCGCGACCGCGATGCGCCTTGCGTATCTGGGGCGGGAAGGCGGCACCACGGCGCCCGACGTGGTGCGGTCCTTCACCACCGACCGCGACCTGCGAGACCCCACGCTCGCCGCTCTGGACATCCGGGTGCTACTCACGCGCAACCAGTTGTCGGACCTGTCACAGGCGCTGACGCGGATCCTCGATGCGGGACTTGCGGGGCGCACCGATCCGCGGTCGTTCTTCGGGCAGCTGCGCGCGGCCTTCGCGGCCACGGCGCGCGACCCGGCGCGGCTGGGCAACCTCGCGCGCGTCGGGCAGGCACTCGGCGAATACCTCGATGGGCTGCCATACCAGTCGCAGGTCATGGAACTCACCGAGCAGGAATGGCTCGCCATGGGTGCCGCCGCACAGCGCGAACTCATCAATGGCATCGAGACGAAGCTGCGCCTCTACCAGGAATTCGCCGCGCGTCCTGACCTCTGGGTCACGCTGGACGGGCGGCCAGGCGGCGAGGCGTTCTTCCCCGTCCCGCTGGACGCGCTCCCGTGA
- a CDS encoding ABC transporter ATP-binding protein, which translates to MTPLLSLRGVTRAYRGDAAPFALEVPEFDLDEGEALALAGPSGSGKSTLLMMLALAAPPDAAQRFSFAGQDIARYWRGGGRDALADLRARRIGVVPQTGGLLAFLSVEQNIALTQRIAGRPDAARVRALAEELGIRAQLAKRPAELSVGQRQRAAIARALAHRPALVLADEPTAAVHPELADVVLALLRRECKTAGAALLVATHDPDRAVRAGYPVLSCETHAPGADGVARSIFVRAPVAQAA; encoded by the coding sequence GTGACCCCGCTGCTGTCCCTGCGTGGCGTGACGCGCGCCTATCGCGGGGATGCCGCGCCCTTCGCGCTGGAGGTCCCGGAATTCGACCTCGATGAGGGTGAGGCACTGGCGCTGGCCGGCCCCTCGGGCAGCGGCAAGTCCACGCTGCTGATGATGCTGGCCCTCGCCGCGCCACCGGATGCCGCGCAGCGCTTCAGCTTCGCCGGGCAGGACATCGCGCGATACTGGAGGGGCGGTGGGCGCGATGCGCTCGCCGACCTGCGCGCACGGCGCATCGGGGTGGTGCCGCAGACCGGCGGGCTGCTGGCCTTCCTTTCGGTCGAGCAGAATATCGCGCTGACGCAGCGCATCGCGGGCCGGCCGGATGCGGCGCGTGTGCGTGCCCTCGCCGAGGAACTTGGCATCCGCGCGCAGCTTGCCAAGCGACCGGCTGAGCTCTCGGTGGGCCAGCGGCAGCGCGCGGCGATCGCGCGGGCATTGGCGCATCGCCCGGCGCTTGTCCTGGCGGACGAGCCGACCGCCGCGGTGCATCCCGAACTGGCCGATGTCGTGCTCGCGCTGCTGCGGCGGGAATGCAAGACGGCCGGCGCGGCCCTGCTGGTTGCGACCCACGACCCCGATCGCGCCGTGCGCGCGGGCTATCCCGTGCTGTCCTGCGAGACGCACGCACCCGGTGCCGATGGCGTCGCGCGGTCGATCTTCGTGCGCGCGCCGGTCGCGCAGGCGGCCTGA
- a CDS encoding virulence factor SrfC family protein, producing MSTDAALAAAARSTAEAAAEAIDWLGDNRAKVREEAQAVARDFRKFARRARKLEVAAERPMCVSVFGPSQSGKSYLISALARRGQESVTAMFDGTALDFVRDINPEGGQEATGLVTRFTLRPPAAMPGHPVVLRLLSQTDVIKILGNTFLEDFDPAEVDIPSPELVQSHCARFASRIAAEPTDRLTEDDVDDLREYFEGLFRGHPLVPGLGSAFWVQAASIAPRLPVAERAAFFSILWNGHEAVTAAARELLTALAALDFPDEAFAPLDALSPRETSIIDVRTLSGLGDPSDGKLALRTRAGRQAVLPRAAVAALVAELTIALRDKPWDFFEVTDLLDFPGARSREKLTQPGRFLAEKGKLPGLFLRGKVAYLYQRYCAEQEITSMLLCIGPSNQEVRTLPRMIKDWVDGTLGTTPEERARHRNALFLVLTKFDTEFEEKKGATEGTGSRWTIRLNASLLDFFGKEYDWPRNWAAGAPFANSYWLRNPNVAAKHILDYDEQGREAAPRASEAPRIARLREEFLSNDDARRHFSDPERAWDAAMTLNDGGISYLAESLRPVCDPAIKRNQIAARLESLRIDMMARLSPYWHSGDLTAELNKRREEARVVSRALVACASAQAFGRLIRSLQVTHEELTSAWWRMQTEPAEEAPVGARAGEEDYLAELGDLVAPAAQGEHRARDAFERYADMAVVEWLEKMHRAAAEPETADQLKLPREAASALVAQIGAGARRTGLSARIAQRLREAASYRQKLSESAAKPVMVAEGVVNRYVHSLGYADLPVDQRPRAGRTDRPVFAPRAPVNGMPVLGPQPEPYDKQYHVDWISAFSRLAEENVTAPGGLEIDVAQNARLGSILGALGAAA from the coding sequence GTGAGCACCGACGCCGCGCTGGCCGCTGCCGCGCGGTCCACCGCCGAAGCCGCCGCAGAAGCGATCGACTGGCTCGGCGACAACCGCGCCAAGGTGCGCGAGGAAGCGCAGGCCGTCGCACGCGACTTCCGCAAATTCGCGCGGCGTGCGCGTAAGCTGGAAGTCGCGGCCGAACGGCCGATGTGCGTGTCGGTGTTCGGGCCGTCGCAGTCGGGGAAGTCCTACCTGATCAGCGCGCTGGCGCGACGCGGGCAGGAGAGCGTGACCGCGATGTTCGACGGCACCGCGCTCGACTTCGTGCGCGACATCAACCCCGAGGGCGGGCAGGAAGCGACGGGCCTGGTCACCCGCTTCACGCTGCGCCCGCCGGCGGCAATGCCGGGCCATCCGGTGGTGCTGCGGCTGCTGTCGCAGACCGATGTCATCAAGATCCTGGGCAATACATTCCTCGAGGATTTCGATCCGGCGGAGGTGGATATTCCCTCGCCGGAACTCGTGCAGTCGCATTGCGCGCGCTTCGCCTCGCGCATCGCCGCGGAACCGACCGACCGGCTGACCGAAGACGATGTCGACGACCTGCGCGAGTACTTCGAGGGTCTGTTCCGCGGCCACCCGCTGGTGCCCGGCCTGGGCTCCGCCTTCTGGGTGCAGGCGGCGTCCATCGCGCCGCGGCTGCCCGTGGCGGAACGCGCGGCGTTCTTCTCGATCCTGTGGAACGGGCATGAGGCCGTCACCGCCGCCGCGCGCGAACTTCTGACCGCGCTGGCGGCACTCGATTTCCCGGACGAGGCCTTCGCGCCACTGGACGCCCTGTCGCCGCGCGAGACCTCGATCATCGATGTTCGCACGCTGTCGGGCCTCGGTGATCCGTCCGACGGCAAGCTGGCGCTGCGGACGCGCGCCGGGCGCCAGGCTGTGCTGCCGCGCGCCGCCGTCGCCGCGCTGGTCGCGGAACTGACCATCGCGCTGCGCGACAAGCCCTGGGATTTCTTCGAGGTCACCGACCTGCTCGACTTCCCTGGCGCGCGGTCGCGCGAGAAGCTGACGCAGCCGGGGCGGTTCCTGGCCGAGAAGGGCAAGCTCCCCGGCCTGTTCCTGCGCGGCAAGGTCGCCTACCTGTACCAGCGCTACTGCGCGGAGCAGGAAATCACCTCGATGCTGCTGTGCATCGGGCCGTCCAACCAGGAAGTCCGCACCCTGCCGCGGATGATCAAGGATTGGGTGGACGGCACGTTGGGCACCACGCCAGAGGAACGCGCGCGCCACCGCAACGCGCTGTTCCTGGTGCTGACGAAGTTCGACACGGAGTTCGAGGAAAAGAAGGGCGCGACGGAAGGCACCGGCAGTCGCTGGACCATCCGGCTGAATGCGTCGCTGCTGGACTTCTTCGGCAAGGAATACGACTGGCCGCGCAACTGGGCCGCCGGTGCGCCGTTTGCGAATTCCTACTGGCTGCGCAATCCGAATGTCGCGGCGAAGCATATCCTCGACTACGACGAGCAGGGGCGGGAGGCCGCGCCGCGCGCGTCCGAGGCGCCGCGCATCGCGCGGCTGCGCGAGGAGTTCCTGTCGAACGACGACGCACGTCGTCACTTCTCCGATCCCGAGCGCGCCTGGGATGCGGCGATGACGCTGAATGATGGCGGCATCTCGTATCTCGCGGAGAGCCTGCGCCCGGTCTGCGACCCCGCCATCAAGCGCAACCAGATCGCCGCGCGGCTGGAATCGCTGCGGATCGACATGATGGCGCGGCTCTCGCCGTACTGGCATTCGGGCGACCTCACGGCGGAACTGAACAAGCGGCGCGAGGAAGCGCGCGTCGTCAGTCGTGCGCTGGTCGCCTGCGCCTCCGCCCAGGCCTTCGGGCGGCTGATCCGCAGCCTGCAGGTCACGCATGAGGAACTGACCTCCGCCTGGTGGCGCATGCAGACCGAGCCGGCGGAAGAAGCCCCGGTCGGCGCGCGGGCAGGGGAGGAGGACTACCTGGCCGAACTCGGCGACCTGGTGGCACCCGCCGCGCAGGGCGAGCACCGCGCGCGCGACGCCTTCGAACGCTACGCCGACATGGCGGTGGTCGAATGGCTGGAGAAGATGCACCGCGCCGCGGCCGAACCCGAGACCGCGGACCAGCTCAAGCTGCCGCGCGAGGCGGCGTCGGCGCTGGTCGCGCAGATCGGCGCCGGCGCGCGGCGCACGGGCTTGTCCGCGCGGATTGCGCAACGCCTGCGCGAAGCGGCGTCCTATCGTCAGAAGCTGTCGGAAAGTGCAGCGAAGCCCGTGATGGTCGCCGAGGGCGTGGTGAACCGCTACGTCCATTCGCTGGGCTACGCCGACCTGCCGGTGGACCAGCGACCACGCGCTGGGCGCACCGACCGCCCGGTCTTCGCGCCGCGCGCGCCGGTGAACGGCATGCCGGTGCTGGGCCCGCAGCCCGAACCCTACGACAAGCAGTATCACGTCGACTGGATCAGCGCCTTCTCACGCCTGGCAGAGGAGAACGTGACCGCGCCGGGCGGGCTCGAGATCGACGTCGCGCAGAATGCGCGCCTGGGCAGCATCCTGGGTGCGCTCGGCGCCGCCGCATGA
- a CDS encoding FtsX-like permease family protein, with product MLRLALADLWHERVLFLCSVLGCAAVLAPLIVLFGLRQGVVAGLRAELLEDPRAREVVSVVNRTLEPALFERLAADPRIAFLVPRTRALSATIVLENPARPGSGLRVELLPTAAQDPLLPGRSVADADELVVSTTALERLGLRAGEPVLASIPRLRDGQREALTLPMRVGGVAPLSAATRDAAFAAVPVLLLVEDFLDGTVGPDARPVSEDLARTRPFAGFRLHATRIEDVPALDREFRLAGIEVASRAEAVAGLLRLDRNLALLFLALAGAGGAGYLISLGVGLWAQVERKRRDIALLSLLGLKRRALLMLPVIQAVAVALAGAICAFAVAAAVAGVLNRAFAGTVAGDRPVCLLTAAMGLGAAGVTLLGAMMASVLAGIRAAGVAPAEGLAEG from the coding sequence ATGCTGCGCCTCGCACTCGCGGACCTCTGGCACGAACGGGTGCTGTTCCTGTGCTCGGTGCTCGGCTGCGCGGCTGTGCTCGCGCCGCTCATCGTGCTGTTCGGGTTGCGGCAGGGGGTCGTGGCCGGGTTGCGCGCCGAACTGCTCGAGGACCCGCGTGCGCGGGAGGTGGTCTCGGTCGTCAACCGAACGCTGGAACCGGCCCTGTTCGAACGCCTCGCCGCCGATCCGCGCATCGCCTTCCTGGTGCCTCGCACGCGCGCGCTCTCGGCGACCATCGTGCTGGAGAACCCGGCCCGTCCTGGCAGCGGCCTTCGCGTGGAACTGCTGCCGACCGCGGCGCAGGACCCGCTGCTGCCCGGACGCAGCGTGGCCGATGCGGATGAACTCGTGGTCTCGACCACGGCGCTGGAGCGTCTTGGCCTGCGGGCCGGTGAGCCGGTGCTCGCCTCGATCCCGCGTCTTCGCGATGGCCAGCGGGAGGCGCTGACACTGCCGATGCGCGTGGGCGGCGTCGCGCCGCTGTCGGCCGCGACGCGCGATGCCGCCTTTGCCGCCGTGCCCGTGCTGCTGCTGGTCGAGGATTTCCTCGATGGCACCGTTGGCCCGGATGCACGCCCGGTCAGCGAGGACCTCGCGCGCACGCGCCCCTTCGCCGGCTTCCGCCTGCATGCCACGCGGATCGAGGATGTGCCCGCGCTCGATCGCGAATTCCGCCTGGCCGGGATCGAGGTGGCCTCGCGGGCCGAGGCCGTGGCGGGGCTGCTGCGGCTCGACCGCAACCTCGCGCTGCTGTTCCTGGCGCTCGCCGGGGCAGGGGGGGCGGGCTACCTGATCAGCCTGGGCGTCGGGCTTTGGGCGCAGGTGGAACGCAAGCGGCGTGACATCGCGTTGCTGTCGCTGCTCGGGCTGAAGCGCCGCGCGCTGTTGATGCTGCCGGTGATCCAGGCGGTCGCGGTCGCGCTGGCCGGCGCCATCTGCGCCTTCGCCGTGGCGGCGGCGGTGGCGGGCGTGCTGAACCGTGCCTTCGCCGGGACGGTCGCCGGGGACCGCCCGGTCTGCCTGCTGACGGCGGCGATGGGCCTGGGCGCAGCCGGCGTGACTCTGCTGGGTGCGATGATGGCGTCGGTGCTGGCGGGCATTCGGGCCGCGGGCGTGGCGCCGGCCGAAGGGCTGGCGGAGGGATGA